GTACTGACAATCTGCCTTCCTCAGACTTTCTGAGACACAAGTTCCCAAGGTATCTGACTTTACGCCATCTACACAGATCTCACAGTTAGGCACTGAGCCACAGGGAAAAATGCATGGGAGTTGTGTGCATGATGAAGAGTCAAAAGGGAGATAAACACAGGTCACCTCTCAACTGAATCCCCACTACCCTCCCACCTTTGATCCCTGTCTAAGTGGGTAGAATCAGGACATATCCCACAAAAGTCACAGACTCAGGACCAGTTGAGTGACAAAGGCTTACCCATCATCATAATGTCACTCCGAAGGGAACTGCAGAACCTAGCAAGCTGACTGAGTGACCCTGCCACAACTGTCATAATCTGGGTTTCTGATCTGCATTCCTTTCTTCTCACTTGTACTAATTCCAGAGGCCTCGGTGAGAGGTGACTCCAGAGCTCAAAATGCATGCAATGCGGCATGTTGATGGTAAACAAGACCAGACAGATCCTTCCTGGATAGAGCACTCTGTTCTTAGCCACCTTCACCACATCTCAGGTGATCCAAAAAAATGTATACAGGTTCCTAGGTGTAATCAACTTGAGCCTGGGGGAAAGAAGTCTGCCTAGGCGCCCATCCCAGGCAAGAGGTGGCCTGCCCTTCTGCCCACTGGGACTTCAGACTATTCTGGCAATATCTAGGGAAATTAGGAATCCAAATCAGCTACTAGAGAAGAAGTAAGTCAATGGAAGAAGGGAGGTAAAGCATGAATGAACGGGCCAAAACAATCAAGTGTTACCAAGGTGGGAAAGCTTTATGTGGGTAGGGATAGGGCCAGGTACTGACCAACAAGGTCTTAGGGTCTAGACTTCTTCCCAGATATGTAGCACTGGGCACAAGAGTACTGATATTTCTACCACCCTCACACCATCGAGGACACAAGTTTTCAAGGCACCTGACAGTACAGAGTCTACTGGGATCTCACACATAGTCACCGTGTGATGGGGAGATGTGGACGGGACTTGGGTATACAAAGAAAAGTTAAAGGGGAAATGAACTAATACTCGGTTAAATATTCAGAGACCATTCAGAGAGGACAGCAGGGAAGGGTGGTGGGTGATTGTGTGTTGTGAGACTGAAGAAATGAGAAGATGGAGTCTGATTTAAGACACAGGGGAGGGAACTGGCAAGTAAGTTCCGATTCCTAAATTGAGTTAGCCTGCATGTGTTTCCTGAAGTAAGTGTCCAGCCCAAGGAACAGGGGCTGAAGGGCCTCCTATCTCAGCTCAGGCTCTCTCTGGCCAGGATCAGGACATGGAGTCTTGCCCTTTCATTCTGGACACACAGAAATCACGGTGGAGACCCTGGGCACATCACAAAAGGAATTCCATGCCACATTCTCTACTTCCATTTTGAATCCAACCCCAGAGACCATCTAAAAAGGTGTCCTTCTAGTTTCTGCCCATTTGGGACTTAATTAGACACAGCCCTTCCCAGTTCCACCTCCAAACTCTGCAGCCACCCCCCAAATCGTGACTCTTACTTCTGATAGGTGAAAAAGGACAATGTCCCAAACAGGACAGAATGACTGAAGCACTTGAGATTAATTTCCACCATGCTCATACCACGTGCAAGGAGGTACAGAGTTTAGCAAGTTGACAGTGGTCCCTGGGCTCCCAGTTGTAATCCAAGTTTCCTCCTTTATTGCTTTGACACTGTGTGCTGAATTCCAGAGATCTATGCGAGATACTATGATAGAATTTtaaagaccaacgacttcctcattgcacatacctttttcaccaacataaatggcatctatacatggggacctctccagatggagtGAAAAGGAATGAAATCGACTACAATATCTGTTGGAaatgatgatggaaaagttcagtatcatcagccaaaagaaggccaggggccaactgtggaacagaccatcaagtgctcataagcaagttcaagttgaaactgagagaattagaacaagcccataagagccaaaatgcactattgagtatatcctacctgaatttagggatcatttcaagaatagatttgatgcattgaagactaatgatcgaagaccagacaagttgtggaatgacatcaaagacatcctAAATGAACAAAGAAAGAGGCCATTAAatagacaagagagaaagaaaagaccaaaatggatgtcagaagagcctctgaaacttgctcttcaacatcgAGCATctacagcaaaaggaaggaatgataaagaaaaagaactgaacagaagatttcaaagggcggctggagaaaacaaagtaaagtactatactgacatgtgcaaagagctggagatataaaaccaaaaggggagaacacactcggcatttctgaagctgaaagaactgaagaaaaaattcaagcctcaagttccaaCAGTAAGGAATTCTATAGGGAAtttattaaatgaaacagaaagaaCCAAacgaagatagaaggaatacacagagtcattataccaaaaagaattggtctatgttcaaccactTCCAGAGgttcatatgatcaggaacccatgatacagaaggaagaagtccaagctacactgaaggcattggtgaaaaacaaggccccaggagttgacagaatatcaattgaaatatttcaacgAATGGATGCAGCGTTGGAAGTGCTGGTtcctctacgccaagaaatttggaggacagctacctggtcagctggctggaagagatccatatttatgcctattcccaagaaaactgatccaacagaacgcacaaattaatgaaaattatcattaatatcacatgcaagaaaaatgttGCTGAAAATTATTTCAAAGCAGGTGCAGCCATGTATCAACAGATAACTGCAAGAaactcaggccagattcagaaaaggacatgaacccaggggtatcattgctggtgtcagatggatcctggctgaaagcagacaatgccagaaggatgtttacctgtgttttattgactatgtaaaggcatttgactgtgtgaatcataacaaataatggagagcattgcaaagaatgggaattccagaacacttaattgggctcatgaggaacctctacatacatcaagaggcagttgttccaacagaacaaggttATACTGCATGGtatacagtcaggaaaggtgtgcatcaggggtgTATACTCTCAccttacctgttcaatctgtatgctgagcagataatcagaGAAACccgactacatgaagaagaaaggggcatcagaattggaggaagactcattaacaacctccattatgtggatgacagaaccttgcctgctgaaagtgaaaaggagttgaaacacttactgatgaagactgaagaccacagccttccgtatggattacacctcgactcaagaaagcaaaaattcacaCAACAGTATCAATAAGCCACATTATAATAAAGGGaagaaagattgaagctgtcaagaatttcattacacttggacccacaatcaacacccatggaagcagcagtcaagaaatcaaaagatacattgcattcggcaaatctgctgaaagaacctctttacagtgttgaaaaccaaagacatccccttgaagcctaaggtgcacctgaattAACTCTTTTGAATTGtgattttggcaaagaatattgaatataccatggacttccaaaagaatgaacaaatctctcttggaacaagtacaaccagaatgttccttagaagcaagcatggcgagactgcttcttacatactttggacatgttgtcaggagggatcagtctctggagaaggacatcatgcttggtaaagtacagggtcagcagaaaagagagaggccctcaaagagatggattgtcacaatggctgcaacaatgggctcaaccataacaatgattgtgaggatagtgcaagactgggcagtgtttcattctgtggtaccatagcgtcgctaggagttggaacggactcaagggcacctgacaacaacaagaacatgcaAGAGGTGGAGCCTTGGTGGGGCTTACAGATTATCTGGTTCTTTGCAAACACCCTGATCCCATTCTGGGCTTCTTCCCAGGTCCACCTCCCAGTAATGGCAGCCAGAGGTGGATGTAGGGGAGCCAAGGACACACATAAAGCTAAATCTCTCAGCACTGTTTTCCCAATTGTGTATGAAATCTCAGTATCCAATGCTCTGCAGGTCATCAGAAATTATGAGGTTATTGTTGTCTGTGTCAACATCTAAGGCCATATCCACTTGGAACTTCAACATCCTTTTGTCCATACGTAGAATAGGTCCCAGCTGAGGATCCAGTTCCTTGATACTAGAAATCACCTCAAGCTGGTGAAAATCCTGTCTGATGTCTTTCTTCTTAGTAATCTCAGGGAAGAAAGGACACAATAAACCTTCCCATGAGGCTGCACTGCAGTGTATGAAAGGAGGAAGCAGCAGGCATATCCACATTTCAGCTACATGGGGATTTGAGGATAACCCCCGTATATAGGACATCTGCTTGCTTTTTACGTTCTTCAGCCATGGACACTTTCTCTCTATCAGCAGTTTCTTCTCTGGCCTCTGGTGTCTTCTACCAACAGTCAGTTCTAGAATCATGTCCACAGAATTGGAGCTTTTATAAGGAGAGTTCTTCCTCTCACCTACCGACATACTGACTCTCTTTAACTCAATCAGACTTGATTAAGTTCTGGCATAAATGAGATTTTTATTGATACAATAGAGAATTCACCACAACCAAAGTAGATAATTTTATCTTGAGagtgatttattttaaatatgaaaaaattgCTATAGTATCATCTAGACAAGATCCTGAATATTAAGTCTGTTCACCTGGATTGAGAACtgaaacatttaaaattaaatatttggtATCAGTTGTAATCCTTAAGAATGGAGCTAGTTTGAAATACTTCTTGTTCACAAAAGGAAAACCTCAGCTTTGGATAAAGGAATTAAAACCATATCAGAAGCTTTTTTAGAAATCACATTCATCACACCACAGTCATTTCTGAAAGGACTTTTTCTCCAGATGGTAAAGATCCTCTCTTAAAAGCATAGTAAAAATCTCCAAAACCGTTCCCCAATGCTCCAGGTCAGGACAGTCAAGGTCCGGGAATTTTGTTGACTCAACAAGCACGACCACCagattaacaacaacatatatatttcgagccctggtggtacagtggatgAGAGCTTAGCTGCCAatattcagagagagagagagatcaaggcCTGGTTAAGCAGggttcagcacttggctgctaacagagatCGGAGGTCCAACCATGTGGAAATCAGCTTCCAAAAAgatcgcagccttggaaatcctaagggacagctctattctgtcctatagagtcacatgcaaatcaaaactaactCTTCAGCAGCTGGTTTCAGTATTTTTGTTTACGTATGTATGAAAATGTGCACATGGATATGTGTACACAAAATGTTTATCTTATCATCTcagtaaatgttatttattttacaaCCAGTTTACAATGGTCTTCCATCATGGATTTAcatcacacaggaaaatcacatcagatgacaaaatggtagacaatcacacaatactggaaatcacagcctagccatgttgacacactgtagggggacacaagtcaatccgtAACAAAGACCTTTGACTGTattttttaatggggttgttTGTATATTTGTGGTTAAGTTGCAaaacttgttttctttcttttttaaatttggatTTTGAACCCTTATTAGATATGGCTCCTGAttcttttctcccaatctgtacattgtctcttcagtttcttgaTATCTCCACATCTTCCTTATGCACCTTATCAGTCAACTAGTAGGTAGCTATGCTAAAGGAATGAGGCCCCGGAGAAATAAAAAAGCACTCTAGAAAGAGGTGCTGCATATGGAGGGAGAAGCAAGTTATTTGCTGTTCCTAAGGAAATCAAACTCCCTAAAAGGCCAGTCTCTTTCTCTTGATCAGGGTGGAAAATGTAGATAGCAAAACCCTGAAGAATTAGCTTTGCCCACCATAAATAACCCAGTGCTTCTCACACTCTGGTGAACATTTGATTCGTCTGCAGAATCTTTAACAATCCCCTTGCCCAAGCCTCACACAACACACAGTGAACTTCTATTTCTGGGCTGAGCACCCATGTAAATTAAAATTCACCAAGTGACTCATATGAGACAAATCAGTCCACAAGAAGTGCTTCTCACAACTTAATATGCACATGAATCAGTTGAGAATATTGCTACTTTGATGCAGTAGGGCGGGTTTGCACCTGAAAGTCTGCATTTCTGGCAAATTCTAGGTCCAAGAATAAACTGTGGGTATGGAAGTTTAGTTTACTCTCAAGTTaatcaaatgaataaatattatATGGAACTTTGGTGTTTAGATTATGTGCAAATAAAAATGCCGAGATAAAATGTAATATTAGTGAATTTTATTAATATTGAAGAAAATTTACAGTACAGCTTTACAGTAAAAGTTAAGAGCAAAAGATCAATAGACTCTTCCCAATAACAGTTCCCACTTAAACATTCCCACAGACTCAGTACAGGGCACTGCTTAAATGAGACAGACCCCACTGAAAGGCTCTTTAAGTCTTTCCAAAATCTAGTCACTTTCACACCAAACACGCTTaattgcatagcttccagtgacATTATACTGGAATATTTACTCCCATGTAACTTAGTTTCTTACAAAATAACTAAATTACAGAAACTATTATAGGTCTCTTGCATACGGTTTCTTTTATATACAACTTAATATACAAAATTAAAATAGGCAGTCTCGGCATGTCTGTCTTTCGATATTACCTAAGATTCCACCATTGCACTCACACCACATCTGAGGATGTGATTCAACAAATACACCCTGCTCCCTGCATCTTTCTCCTCTTGGGTCATTTAGTCACAACCAATTCATGTGAGGCTTCAGGCTGAGGGTTCCAACCATAGATGTCTCACTCCCAGTCACTCTCCTTAAAAGGAGGCCAGAAGCCTCAGTAGAATCCGGGAACTGTGTCTCTCCCACTTCTCAAGAACACAAGGGCTCTCAACAAGAGGTGTAGACTACTCAGGAGGGAGAGAGGTGGGAGATGTTCTGAACCTGGAGCTCCACTGTCCATTGTTCAGTCTTGTGAAGACGATTCTGAGAGGCTGTCGTGGAACATGGTTAGAAAGTGCAGGTGGAATGATAGGGCTGGTTTCAACAGTACTCAGTAGAGATGTGCTGTGTGGAGGCTGGCGGTCTATCATCCTGGTGACTTCGGGTGACCCTTTGGGTCCAAATTCAGTTGTATTGGAGAGAGGCTGGCGACTTCGCAATTTAGCTTTCTGACTGTTCTGCTGCAGGATCTGGAGGGTCGTGAGTTTCGCTTTCTTTGCAGGATTCAAGCAATTCTGTTCAGGTGTCTGGGCAGATCTTTTTCCTAGTGCCTGGATGCTGAGTGGAGAGTCCTGGCCCCTTCTACCTCTGGCAGGCTGTGGACTGGATTTTGAGATCCTATCAGGACCCTCGGCTTGTGCCTGGGGGCTGAGGACATGGCCCAGGGCAAGGGTTTTTGAGGCCGGCTGGGAAACATAATAAGCACAAGCATCACATCTGTTGTCCGTTGTCTTGGCCATGACGGTAGAGTCCTGGCCAAAGTGTTTGATTGCTGGCTGAGAAGAGCCAGTGATATCCACTTCTTCTTCTTTAGTTTGTCCATGACATGAGCAGAAACTTAGATCATGATCTTGGATAGTATACCATGCAGGGAAGATGGATTTCCAGTCAGGTTTCCTTACAGGTGGCCAGTTTCTGAGAGCAGGGTCCAGGACATATCCCGTCTTGGTAGTGTGAAAGGGCATGGGCCTGCAAGGATGCTG
The Loxodonta africana isolate mLoxAfr1 chromosome 21, mLoxAfr1.hap2, whole genome shotgun sequence DNA segment above includes these coding regions:
- the LOC135228397 gene encoding protein FAM90A27P-like, with protein sequence MKKENLEPKKPQEPQTLCPFKKLEREKEQRQREEEHERKALLQKFTKRPKEKQQQNWKESTESCDYLRHPCRPMPFHTTKTGYVLDPALRNWPPVRKPDWKSIFPAWYTIQDHDLSFCSCHGQTKEEEVDITGSSQPAIKHFGQDSTVMAKTTDNRCDACAYYVSQPASKTLALGHVLSPQAQAEGPDRISKSSPQPARGRRGQDSPLSIQALGKRSAQTPEQNCLNPAKKAKLTTLQILQQNSQKAKLRSRQPLSNTTEFGPKGSPEVTRMIDRQPPHSTSLLSTVETSPIIPPALSNHVPRQPLRIVFTRLNNGQWSSRFRTSPTSLPPE